From Coffea arabica cultivar ET-39 chromosome 2e, Coffea Arabica ET-39 HiFi, whole genome shotgun sequence, the proteins below share one genomic window:
- the LOC113728989 gene encoding uncharacterized protein yields MVRQEEIAKTPRRGPISKPTWKLPRLSEVITYGPSDPIPAASSNHETLMIEVLTNNYIVKKTVLVRFAMVTADFQYNMLIGRPILNALTAVYSAYHLSFKFPIPAGVAEGSNDVSEARECYLATIQAAITLRPESKAEGKRPDVLSIDCINHQDAEKPGRLDAVDEMEEIVLDEDTDGWRMCVDFTDLNKACPKDCYPLPRRDALVDSVMGHEFLCFLDAFKGYHQIGMSEENQKKTAFYTDQDVYCYTTMPFELKNAASTYQRLVNCLFKDQIGRNVEATWMTSS; encoded by the exons ATGGTTCGACAGGAAGAGATAGCCAAAACTCCCAGAAGAGGACCTATCTCTAAGCCGACATGGAAGCTGCCCAGGCTTTCCGAAGTCATCACCTATGGCCCCAGCGACCCCATCCCTGCTGCCTCCAGCAACCACGAAACCCTTATGATCGAGGTCCTTACCAATAATTACATAGTCAAAAAG ACTGTCCTTGTAAGATTTGCCATGGTCACAGCTGACTTCCAATATAACATGTTGATCGGCCGACCCATACTCAACGCCTTGACGGCCGTATACTCCGCCTACCACCTGAGTTTCAAGTTCCCCATACCCGCTGGAGTGGCCGAGGGGAGCAACGATGTCAGTGAGGCCAGAGAGTGCTATCTCGCCACCATACAGGCCGCAATCACCCTGCGACCTGAGTCAAAGGCCGAGGGGAAGAGACCGGATGTCCTCTCCATAGACTGTATCAACCACCAAGATGCCGAAAAACCTGGCAGGCTGGACGCCGTGGACGAGATGGAAGAAATAGTTCTCGACGAG GACACCGATGGATGGAGAATGTGTGTGGATTTCACCGACCTTAATAAGGCTTGCCCCAAAGATTGCTACCCGCTGCCGAGAAGAGACGCTCTCGTCGACTCGGTTATGGGGCATGAGTTCCTCTGTTTCCTAGATGCCTTCAAGGGGTACCATCAAATAGGAATGAGTGAGGAAAATCAGAAGAAGACGGCGTTCTACACCGACCAAGATGTCTACTGTTACACCACAATGCCCTTCGAGCTAAAGAACGCCGCGTCGACCTATCAAAGGCTTGTCAACTGTCTTTTCAAGGACCAGATTGGTCGCAATGTGGAGGCCACGTGGATGACATCCTCCTAA